The Syngnathoides biaculeatus isolate LvHL_M chromosome 6, ASM1980259v1, whole genome shotgun sequence genome has a window encoding:
- the slc35a5 gene encoding UDP-sugar transporter protein SLC35A5 isoform X2 has protein sequence MARQRRCSRSSAYTLALGSSFVALGTGRILLLKFSANADNKYDFLPASVNMLAEALKLLFCLLMSLRVFIREGRSCRDASRPSARTLVASLKWAVPAFLYFLDNLIIFYVMTYLQPAMAVLSSNFVILTTAVLFRLVLKRRLSWVQWAALVILFLSIVSLSTGSGGAAPASGVRRSPLTAPTNSCLLYAELLQQMRNSSADGPPGRRDAPPGRLRRFGAGHVLLLLQCFVSAAANVYNEKILKDGEQLTESIFVQNSKLMRKARGVRNRVPRWTDSVQLVQSKRGEGRGARAPMFSDPFSDGTPFPKVLTSALCFFFFFFFFFCLCAVGGRYAFGLLFNVLTLAGGPESRGLVAHCGVFYGHNVYSAALVLVTASLGLSVAFILKFRDNMFHVLSGQITAVLVAALSPVLFGFRPSVDFFLQAPAVLLAIFIYNASPPPDLQYSLRRVVNGELLKRSRGGRCCHFCASRNRRAATKARSHAAEFLDLSSADEEISSIAGPGILSYRFEPAAGSAQSLDRSEANAPPKCVNKGQPRPDASSDGNDAEPDGRASRWRRLARLAARQLPHGWNFLGLLSCWRTNRPSVLFYDFVLRVRLLSTFCKSVI, from the exons ATGGCGCGGCAGCGGCGCTGCTCGCGCTCGTCGGCGTACACGCTGGCCCTGGGCAGCAGTTTTGTGGCTCTGGGCACCGGTCGGATCCTGCTGCTGAAATTCTCCGCCAACGCAG ACAACAAATACGACTTCCTCCCGGCCTCCGTCAACATGCTGGCGGAGGCGCTCAAGCTGCTCTTCTGCCTGCTGATGTCGCTGCGGGTTTTTATCCGAG AGGGCCGCTCCTGCCGAGACGCGAGCCGCCCTTCCGCCCGGACCCTGGTGGCCTCCTTGAAGTGGGCCGTCCCCGCCTTCCTCTACTTTCTGGACAACCTCATCATTTTCTACGTGATGACCTACCTGCAGCCC GCCATGGCCGTCCTGTCCTCCAACTTTGTCATCCTCACTACGGCTGTCCTCTTCCGACTGGTCCTCAA GAGGCGCCTGTCCTGGGTGCAGTGGGCGGCGTTGGTCatcctcttcctgtccatcgtcTCTTTGAGCACGGGGTCCGGCGGCGCGGCGCCGGCGTCGGGAGTCCGCCGGAGCCCGCTGACGGCGCcgaccaactcctgcctgctgTACGCGGAGCTGCTGCAGCAGATGAGGAACAGCAG CGCCGACGGGCCGCCGGGCCGGCGTGACGCCCCGCCGGGAAGGCTCCGCCGGTTCGGGGCGGGCCAcgtcctgctgctgctgcagtgcTTCGTGTCGGCCGCGGCCAACGTTTACAACGAGAAGATCCTGAAGGACGGCGAGCAGCTGACGGAGAGCATCTTCGTCCAGAACAGCAAACT AATGCGAAAAGCTCGAGGAGTCCGAAATCGGGTTCCGAGATGGACTGACTCGGTTCAACTAGTCCAAAGCAAACGCGGCGAAGGACGTGGGGCCCGAGCGCCAATGTTTTCGGATCCCTTCTCGGACGGGACGCCGTTTCCGAAGGTTTTGACGTCGgcgctgtgcttttttttttttttttttttttttttttgtctttgtgccgTGGGCGGCAGGTACGCCTTCGGGCTGCTGTTCAACGTCCTGACGCTGGCCGGCGGACCCGAGTCCCGCGGCCTGGTCGCCCACTGCGGCGTCTTCTACGGCCACAACGTCTACTCGGCGGCGCTGGTCCTCGTCACGG CCAGCCTGGGTCTGTCGGTGGCTTTCATCTTGAAATTCCGGGACAACATGTTCCACGTGCTGAGCGGCCAGATCACCGCGGTCCTGGTGGCCGCCCTCTCGCCGGTCCTCTTCGGCTTCCGCCCGTCGGTGGACTTCTTCCTGCAGGCGCCCGCCGTGCTGCTGGCCATCTTCATCTACAACGCCAGCCCGCCGCCCGACCTCCAGTACAGCCTGCGGCGGGTCGTCAACGGGGAGCTGCTGAAGAGGTCCCGAGGG gggcgctgctgccatttttgcgcgTCACGTAACcgacgtgccgcaacaaaggctcgatcgCACGCCGCTGagttcttggatttatcctcagcTGATGAAGAAATTAGCAGTATCGCCGGACcgggaatactttcatacagattcgAACCTGCGGCTGGATCGGCGCAGAGTCTTGACCGCTCGGAGGCCAACGCGCCGCccaagtgcgtaaacaaagggcAGCCGCGCCCGGACgcttcttcggacgggaatgacgcggagcctGACGGGCGAGCTTCCAGGTGGCGTCGGctagctcggctcgcggcccgccaatTGCCTCACGGTTGGAACTTTTTGGGCCTTTTGTCTTGTTGGAGAACAAACCGTCCTTCGGTTCTGTTTTATGATTTCGTGTTGAGGGTCCGGCTGCTGTCAACGTTTTGTAAGTCGGTCATTTAA